The Deinococcus betulae genome includes a region encoding these proteins:
- a CDS encoding TULIP family P47-like protein gives MPSLEGWDTAAVAPLSFINLGLGPRSAEVLSTFTIQGGNAHGAPRPYTAQGTIGPLGIRPSTQANLLLLYFQIVEGVYTSEDGATLDLLNVGLEMAISLEFLALSGAESLTMDLSQAGLLGDPPQPGKVTPMIIEGPVDVLNDLGLDGQRDLQNQMAQVVADHAAPLNAVLATLLVSGEPWLQTTSSAYTSLTAANYAGYLAILAMLDGHTKPNATTLEASFLPGASGSNSTTVLSGNTFLQYVIMPQLPASFQGHLSADNLQFDRNNSRITVRHSFNLSEVKVGSINYTPVIDEMIVNNGHNVVSISLNGHCDLYMGINMTFSYQASLPLLFSEAKQQLSFASDPFPIVHHDAEIPWWWAAGGPIVYSVTDAIVSVISSDIQDDLVGLLNKLGLSAIQTNVGWSQSQSSHAVGVTLNTDLLTFANL, from the coding sequence ATGCCCTCTTTAGAAGGCTGGGATACCGCTGCTGTGGCGCCACTGAGTTTTATCAATCTTGGACTCGGACCCAGGAGTGCCGAAGTGCTGAGCACGTTCACTATTCAGGGCGGGAACGCCCATGGTGCACCGAGACCATACACCGCTCAGGGCACCATTGGTCCGCTGGGCATACGCCCTAGCACTCAGGCTAATCTCCTGCTCCTGTACTTTCAAATTGTGGAAGGAGTCTACACCTCTGAAGATGGAGCGACATTAGATCTTTTAAATGTTGGCTTAGAGATGGCGATCTCTCTTGAATTTCTGGCATTGAGTGGCGCGGAGAGCTTGACGATGGATTTATCGCAAGCGGGATTGTTGGGGGATCCGCCGCAACCTGGCAAGGTGACGCCGATGATCATTGAAGGCCCTGTGGATGTCTTGAATGACCTCGGCCTTGATGGACAGCGAGATCTTCAAAACCAGATGGCACAAGTGGTAGCCGACCATGCAGCGCCGCTGAATGCCGTGTTGGCGACCCTGTTGGTGTCAGGCGAACCGTGGTTACAGACAACATCGTCAGCGTATACATCGCTGACTGCAGCAAATTATGCAGGCTACTTAGCTATCCTTGCTATGCTTGATGGCCATACGAAGCCTAACGCCACAACGCTTGAAGCGTCTTTTTTACCCGGTGCTTCAGGAAGTAACAGTACTACGGTCCTCAGTGGGAATACGTTTTTGCAGTATGTGATTATGCCACAGCTGCCCGCTTCATTTCAGGGTCACTTATCAGCTGATAATTTGCAATTTGATAGAAATAATAGCCGAATTACAGTTAGGCATTCTTTCAATCTAAGTGAGGTTAAAGTTGGGTCTATCAATTATACGCCGGTAATTGACGAAATGATAGTTAACAATGGGCATAATGTAGTTTCTATTTCACTAAATGGTCATTGTGATCTTTATATGGGAATTAATATGACATTCTCATATCAAGCTAGCCTTCCTTTATTATTTTCAGAAGCTAAGCAGCAATTGAGTTTCGCATCGGACCCATTTCCGATAGTTCATCATGACGCAGAAATTCCCTGGTGGTGGGCTGCAGGTGGACCGATCGTATATTCCGTAACCGACGCCATTGTCAGCGTCATCTCTAGTGACATCCAAGATGACTTAGTGGGCTTGCTTAATAAGCTCGGACTCTCGGCTATACAAACCAATGTCGGGTGGTCACAAAGCCAAAGCTCACATGCTGTTGGTGTAACTCTCAACACCGATCTGCTAACATTTGCAAATCTGTAG